The following are from one region of the Gossypium hirsutum isolate 1008001.06 chromosome D03, Gossypium_hirsutum_v2.1, whole genome shotgun sequence genome:
- the LOC107949729 gene encoding cytochrome P450 71A1, with product MNPTMLLQQWWQLFNSTDVFNPLTLVPLLLTISFLFKLLRTWKLNLPPSPPKLPIIGNIHQVGKSPHRSFRALSEKYGPLMLLHMGQTPTLVVSSSEIGKEIMVAHDVFVERPQIRVAHTLFCGCTDIAFSAYGDYWRQAKKICVLELLTQKRVRMFQLVREQEVSRMVENVRQCCHNGSEIVVCEMLETIANNIISRSVLGRVYDREDGNKGFGELSRKAMDLIGSFCFEDFFPNLGWIDVLTGLTSELERVSSELHAFLDQVIEDHLAMMNEDDDDGDTSENKDFVDILLRLQLDGKLDISLTQDNLKAIILDMFVGGTDNIAATLEWAMAELVKNPSIMKKAQEEVRAIVGKKQTISEIDVNEMHYLKCVVKETLRLHAPVMVSRQNSTATKLEGYDIPPKTIVLVNTWAIQRDPKLWDKAEEFIPDRFLNSQVDFRGQHIQYTPFGAGRRVCPGITFAVAGAEYVLANLLYWFDWKLPDSRRCEDLDMSDYYALIIRKKVPLHLVPMLHSFS from the exons ATGAATCCAACAATGTTATTGCAACAATGGTGGCAACTGTTTAATTCAACTGATGTGTTCAACCCTCTCACATTAGTTCCTCTTCTCCTCACCATTAGTTTTCTCTTTAAGCTTTTAAGAACTTGGAAGCTCAATCTCCCACCATCTCCACCCAAGCTGCCCATCATTGGCAACATCCACCAAGTTGGGAAATCGCCCCACCGATCTTTCCGAGCCTTGTCTGAGAAATATGGTCCTTTGATGCTCttacacatgggtcaaacccCAACACTTGTGGTTTCATCTTCTGAAATAGGCAAGGAGATCATGGTGGCACACGATGTGTTCGTAGAAAGGCCTCAAATAAGGGTTGCCCATACTCTCTTCTGTGGCTGCACTGATATTGCATTTAGTGCTTACGGTGATTACTGGAGACAAGCTAAGAAAATCTGTGTTCTCGAACTTTTGACCCAAAAGAGGGTTCGAATGTTTCAGCTTGTGAGAGAGCAAGAGGTTTCAAGAATGGTGGAGAATGTAAGGCAATGTTGTCATAATGGGTCTGAAATTGTTGTTTGTGAGATGCTTGAAACCATTGCAAACAACATCATCAGCAGATCTGTTCTTGGTCGAGTATATGACAGAGAAGATGGGAATAAAGGGTTTGGGGAATTATCAAGGAAAGCAATGGACCTTATAGGATCCTTTTGTTTTGAAGATTTCTTTCCAAATTTGGGATGGATTGATGTTCTTACAGGCTTGACTTCAGAACTGGAAAGAGTTTCCAGTGAATTACATGCTTTTCTTGATCAAGTGATAGAGGATCACCTGGCTATGAtgaatgaagatgatgatgatggtgatacATCAGAGAACAAAGATTTTGTTGATATCCTTCTTCGTCTTCAGCTCGATGGCAAGCTCGATATCAGTCTAACTCAAGATAACCTCAAGGCTATAATACTG GACATGTTTGTTGGTGGAACGGATAATATAGCTGCAACACTGGAATGGGCAATGGCAGAGCTTGTGAAAAATCCCAGCATAATGAAGAAAGCTCAAGAAGAAGTAAGAGCGATTGTTGGTAAGAAACAAACAATCAGTGAGATTGATGTCAATGAAATGCACTACTTGAAATGTGTTGTGAAAGAGACACTGAGACTCCATGCTCCTGTTATGGTGTCAAGACAAAATTCCACAGCTACTAAATTGGAAGGCTATGATATTCCTCCCAAAACAATAGTATTGGTCAATACATGGGCAATTCAAAGGGATCCCAAGTTATGGGACAAGGCTGAAGAGTTCATCCCAGACAGGTTTTTGAACAGTCAGGTTGATTTTAGGGGCCAACATATTCAGTACACTCCATTCGGTGCTGGAAGAAGAGTTTGTCCCGGAATTACATTTGCAGTTGCAGGAGCTGAGTATGTCTTGGCCAATCTCCTTTACTGGTTTGATTGGAAGTTGCCGGATTCGAGACGCTGTGAAGATTTAGACATGAGTGATTATTATGCTCTCATCATCCGCAAGAAGGTACCCCTTCATCTTGTACCAATGCTGCATTCTTTTTCATAA
- the LOC107949728 gene encoding serine/threonine-protein kinase AFC2 isoform X2: MIKVATVMHDLNLIHTDLKPENILLVSPEYVKVPDYKGTLRSPKDSYFRRLPKSSAIKVIDFGSTTYERPDQNYIVSTRHYRAPEVILGLGWSYACDIWSVGCILVELCTGEALFQTHENLEHLAMMERVLGPPLPQHMLKRVDRHAEKYVRRGRLDWPDGATSRESIKAVLKLPRLQNLIMQHVDHSAGDLIHLLQGLLRYDPIDRLTAREALRHPFFSRDQFRRLSLAGIGWPGMNEYLRK, encoded by the exons ATGATAAAGGTGGCAACCG TCATGCATGATTTGAACCTGATACACACAGACTTGAAGCCAGAAAACATTCTTCTAGTCTCTCCAGAGTACGTCAAAGTTCCTGATTATAAG GGTACATTGCGATCTCCAAAGGACAGTTACTTTAGAAGATTGCCAAAATCAAGTGCTATTAAGGTAATAGATTTTGGTAGCACTACATATGAGCGCCCAGATCAGAATTACATTGTATCAACAAGGCATTATCGTGCTCCGGAGGTTATTCTTG GACTTGGATGGAGTTATGCTTGTGATATATGGAGTGTTGGTTGCATTTTAGTTGAATTATGCACA GGTGAAGCGCTGTTTCAAACCCATGAAAATTTAGAGCACCTTGCCATGATGGAGCGAGTGTTAGGTCCACCACTACCTCAGCACATGTTGAAGAGAGTAGA CCGTCATGCAGAGAAGTATGTTAGAAGAGGTAGATTGGATTGGCCAGATGGTGCAACCTCAAGGGAGAGTATTAAGGCTGTTCTTAAGCTACCTCGTCTCCAG AACTTGATAATGCAACACGTGGACCATTCAGCTGGGGACCTGATTCATCTATTGCAAGGATTGCTTAGATATGACCCTATTGATAGGCTGACAGCTCGGGAAGCCTTAAGGCACCCTTTCTTCAGTAGGGACCAATTTAGGCGATTGAGCTTGGCTGGCATTGGTTGGCCTGGAATGAATGAATATCTAAGAAAGTAG
- the LOC107949728 gene encoding serine/threonine-protein kinase AFC2 isoform X1 → MEMERVTGFPHTHMDRRPRKRPRLGWDVTQLPPQAQVGMFCAQEVGRVTGFASSTAKAPADYASTITTSSSVVLKGGVAQNGSPPWRDDDKDGHYMFELGDNLTSRYKIQSKMGEGTFGQVLECWDRERKEMVAIKIVRGIKKYREAAMIEIEMLQQLRKHDKGGNRCVQIRNWFDYRNHICIVFEKLGPSLYDFLRKNNYRSFPIDLVREIGRQLLECVAFMHDLNLIHTDLKPENILLVSPEYVKVPDYKGTLRSPKDSYFRRLPKSSAIKVIDFGSTTYERPDQNYIVSTRHYRAPEVILGLGWSYACDIWSVGCILVELCTGEALFQTHENLEHLAMMERVLGPPLPQHMLKRVDRHAEKYVRRGRLDWPDGATSRESIKAVLKLPRLQNLIMQHVDHSAGDLIHLLQGLLRYDPIDRLTAREALRHPFFSRDQFRRLSLAGIGWPGMNEYLRK, encoded by the exons ATGGAGATGGAGCGCGTGACGGGGTTCCCTCATACGCATATGGATCGCCGACCAAGAAAGCGTCCGCGATTGGGCTGGGACGTAACTCAGCTGCCACCGCAG GCTCAGGTAGGAATGTTTTGTGCACAAGAAGTTGGGAGAGTGACAGGCTTTGCTTCTTCCACTGCAAAAGCACCTGCAGATTATGCTAGTACTATTACTACTAGTTCTTCTGTAGTTCTAAAGGGAGGAGTGGCTCAAAATGGTTCTCCCCCATGGCGAGACGATGACAAAGATGGACATTACATGTTTGAGCTTGGAGATAATTTAACCTCTCGCT ATAAGATACAGAGTAAAATGGGCGAAG GTACCTTTGGTCAGGTTTTAGAATGCTGGGATAGAGAGAGGAAGGAGATGGTTGCCATAAAAATTGTCCGTGGAATTAAGAAGTATCGTGAGGCAGCCATGATAGAGATTGAGATGTTGCAACAGCTTAGAAAACATGATAAAGGTGGCAACCG TTGTGTGCAAATACGGAACTGGTTTGACTATCGTAACCATATTTGTATT GTGTTTGAGAAGCTTGGACCAAGCTTATACGATTTTCTACGCAAAAACAATTATCGCTCATTTCCCATTGATCTTGTCCGTGAGATTGGCAGACAACTATTGGAATGTGTAGCAT TCATGCATGATTTGAACCTGATACACACAGACTTGAAGCCAGAAAACATTCTTCTAGTCTCTCCAGAGTACGTCAAAGTTCCTGATTATAAG GGTACATTGCGATCTCCAAAGGACAGTTACTTTAGAAGATTGCCAAAATCAAGTGCTATTAAGGTAATAGATTTTGGTAGCACTACATATGAGCGCCCAGATCAGAATTACATTGTATCAACAAGGCATTATCGTGCTCCGGAGGTTATTCTTG GACTTGGATGGAGTTATGCTTGTGATATATGGAGTGTTGGTTGCATTTTAGTTGAATTATGCACA GGTGAAGCGCTGTTTCAAACCCATGAAAATTTAGAGCACCTTGCCATGATGGAGCGAGTGTTAGGTCCACCACTACCTCAGCACATGTTGAAGAGAGTAGA CCGTCATGCAGAGAAGTATGTTAGAAGAGGTAGATTGGATTGGCCAGATGGTGCAACCTCAAGGGAGAGTATTAAGGCTGTTCTTAAGCTACCTCGTCTCCAG AACTTGATAATGCAACACGTGGACCATTCAGCTGGGGACCTGATTCATCTATTGCAAGGATTGCTTAGATATGACCCTATTGATAGGCTGACAGCTCGGGAAGCCTTAAGGCACCCTTTCTTCAGTAGGGACCAATTTAGGCGATTGAGCTTGGCTGGCATTGGTTGGCCTGGAATGAATGAATATCTAAGAAAGTAG